The following coding sequences are from one Comamonas koreensis window:
- a CDS encoding MFS transporter encodes MTYRYRIATVFLLGFFIDCINIFMPAVALPRMAAAFQIGSAASAWVANAYILGLTLVIPLSPWLASRWGARRMLAASMLVVAGAVWACGEASSFGQMVGWRFVQGMAGGLLIPVGQAMTFNRFQGAERARISTLVMAVALLAPALSPSLGGWIVDQASWRWVFHANIPLALAAAALSWLWLREEPRPAQTRPDLLGLLLISAALASALLGMSLYGAGQAGVVALACLGAALLLARLYASHSRNVADAIVDVRLLQSPRLALSIWVYYAIPGIFTGVNLLNIFYLQDLLHMGAAQTGRFMVVYAAGALVAMVLCGRLYNRVGAGRLFVLSMLLHSLGIAALAAVDSTQDLPILILAYALMGTGGGMGANTAQTTALMDFDGAQTHKASVLWNINRQMAFSVGAALLLMLFNLLAQRWSAPQAYHLTFAIAALLGLLPLLPLRSLPAEKTHHE; translated from the coding sequence ATGACGTACCGCTACCGCATTGCCACCGTGTTCTTGCTGGGATTTTTTATTGACTGCATCAACATCTTCATGCCCGCCGTGGCCTTGCCACGCATGGCCGCCGCGTTCCAGATCGGCAGCGCGGCCAGCGCCTGGGTCGCGAATGCCTACATCCTCGGGCTGACCCTTGTCATTCCGCTCAGTCCCTGGCTGGCCAGCCGCTGGGGCGCTCGGCGCATGCTGGCAGCATCGATGCTGGTGGTTGCGGGGGCTGTCTGGGCATGCGGCGAGGCCAGCAGTTTTGGCCAGATGGTGGGCTGGCGCTTTGTGCAAGGCATGGCTGGGGGCTTGCTGATCCCTGTGGGCCAGGCGATGACCTTCAACCGTTTCCAAGGCGCCGAGCGGGCCCGCATCTCGACCCTGGTCATGGCAGTGGCCCTGCTGGCGCCCGCGCTGTCTCCCAGCCTGGGCGGCTGGATCGTGGATCAGGCCTCCTGGCGCTGGGTGTTCCACGCCAATATTCCGCTGGCCCTGGCGGCCGCTGCGTTGTCATGGCTGTGGCTGCGCGAGGAGCCCAGGCCAGCGCAGACGCGGCCCGACCTGCTCGGCCTGCTGCTGATCAGCGCCGCGCTGGCCAGTGCCTTGCTCGGCATGTCGCTCTACGGTGCGGGCCAAGCGGGCGTGGTGGCATTGGCTTGTTTGGGGGCTGCGCTGCTGTTGGCCCGCCTTTATGCCAGCCATTCCCGCAACGTGGCCGATGCCATTGTGGATGTGCGTTTGCTCCAAAGCCCGCGGCTCGCGCTGTCGATCTGGGTGTACTACGCCATCCCCGGCATTTTTACCGGCGTGAACCTGCTCAATATCTTTTATCTGCAAGACCTGCTCCATATGGGAGCGGCGCAGACGGGGCGCTTCATGGTGGTGTATGCCGCAGGGGCGCTGGTGGCCATGGTGCTGTGCGGGCGCCTGTACAACCGGGTGGGGGCTGGGCGGCTGTTTGTGCTTTCGATGCTGCTGCACAGCCTGGGCATTGCGGCGCTGGCGGCGGTGGATTCCACACAGGATCTGCCGATCCTCATCCTGGCCTATGCGCTGATGGGCACAGGCGGCGGGATGGGCGCCAACACCGCGCAGACCACGGCGCTGATGGATTTTGACGGCGCCCAAACCCACAAGGCCAGTGTGCTGTGGAACATCAACCGCCAAATGGCCTTCAGCGTGGGCGCGGCGCTGCTGCTGATGCTTTTCAATCTGCTTGCCCAGCGCTGGTCTGCGCCCCAGGCCTATCACCTCACATTTGCGATCGCCGCCTTGCTGGGATTGCTTCCCCTTCTTCCACTACGCAGCTTGCCTGCAGAAAAAACCCACCATGAATAA
- a CDS encoding Y-family DNA polymerase, translated as MTAIWAALLPQLPHPAASARPSPACSTEATPAAPATPTAQMQGLALWAQQFTPRLACVPSDSVFGDALVLELSASERLFGGRQQLARRLLRESRQLGVQAISWAPTSLAAIALARCGIRHGMGQPLPQMLAPLPLQAIDAVARHAELLSQLGCQSLGAVHALPRGALARRMDTDILKALDQAHGLLPDRYPWIQLPARFDARLELPMRIDQADALMHGARQLLLQLCGWLAAQRAGVRSFRLCWCHDAMRSRHVGDGGELTIHTASTTRDLQHLCRLLQEHLAHVQLQAPVGELRLHADAPEALQERSASLLPDKTADGESLEQVLERITARLGEDQVQRPLLRPDHRPEWQVQWLPAQPAGKAKAAPPAAQPHSRLHAPLHVPPLAQPSFLLPTPLQLLQDSQSRPLYHGPLQLLLGPQRIEGGWWHRSPGFLPAADSDGDTHIDEAAPGSDHSDHRKDPPQPAPITQTAHTALRDYWVAHSPHAGLLWIFHTRLSANSGAWFLHGRFA; from the coding sequence ATGACAGCGATCTGGGCCGCCCTGCTGCCCCAACTCCCCCACCCCGCCGCCAGCGCGCGCCCCAGTCCAGCCTGCAGCACTGAGGCCACCCCAGCCGCGCCCGCCACGCCCACGGCCCAGATGCAAGGCCTGGCACTGTGGGCGCAGCAGTTCACGCCGCGCCTGGCCTGCGTGCCCTCGGACAGTGTGTTTGGCGATGCCCTGGTGCTGGAGCTCTCGGCCAGCGAACGCCTGTTTGGCGGCCGCCAGCAACTGGCCCGGCGCCTGTTGCGCGAGAGCCGGCAGCTGGGCGTGCAGGCCATCAGCTGGGCCCCCACCAGCCTGGCGGCCATTGCGCTGGCGCGCTGCGGCATCCGCCACGGCATGGGCCAGCCGCTGCCCCAGATGCTGGCGCCCCTGCCCTTGCAGGCCATCGATGCAGTGGCCCGCCATGCCGAGCTGCTGAGCCAGCTGGGCTGCCAGAGCCTGGGCGCCGTGCATGCGCTGCCCCGGGGCGCGCTGGCCCGGCGCATGGATACGGACATCCTGAAAGCCCTTGACCAGGCCCATGGCCTGCTGCCCGACCGCTACCCCTGGATCCAGTTGCCCGCCCGCTTTGATGCCCGGCTGGAGCTGCCCATGCGCATCGACCAGGCAGATGCGCTGATGCACGGCGCGCGCCAGCTGCTGCTGCAGCTGTGCGGCTGGCTGGCGGCGCAGCGGGCGGGCGTACGCAGCTTTCGGCTGTGCTGGTGCCATGATGCGATGCGCTCCCGCCATGTAGGCGATGGCGGTGAGCTGACCATCCACACCGCCAGCACCACGCGCGATCTGCAGCACCTGTGCCGCCTGCTGCAAGAGCACCTGGCCCATGTGCAGCTGCAAGCCCCTGTCGGCGAGCTGCGCCTGCATGCCGATGCCCCCGAAGCGTTGCAAGAGCGCAGTGCCAGCCTGCTGCCCGACAAAACCGCCGATGGCGAAAGCCTGGAGCAGGTGCTCGAACGCATCACCGCCCGCCTGGGCGAAGACCAGGTGCAGCGCCCGCTGCTGCGGCCCGACCACCGCCCCGAGTGGCAGGTGCAGTGGCTGCCCGCGCAGCCAGCCGGCAAGGCCAAGGCCGCCCCGCCCGCTGCACAGCCCCATTCACGGCTGCATGCACCGCTGCATGTGCCGCCCCTTGCGCAGCCCAGCTTCTTGCTGCCCACCCCCCTGCAACTGCTGCAGGACAGCCAGAGCCGGCCGCTCTACCACGGCCCCTTGCAGCTGCTGCTGGGCCCGCAGCGCATCGAAGGCGGCTGGTGGCACCGCAGCCCTGGTTTTTTGCCGGCGGCCGACTCGGATGGCGACACCCACATCGATGAGGCGGCCCCCGGCAGCGATCACAGCGATCACCGCAAAGATCCGCCCCAACCCGCCCCCATCACCCAAACCGCCCACACCGCGCTGCGTGATTACTGGGTCGCCCACAGCCCGCATGCCGGCTTGCTGTGGATCTTCCACACCCGCTTGTCCGCCAACAGCGGCGCCTGGTTTCTGCATGGCCGCTTTGCCTGA
- a CDS encoding LysR family transcriptional regulator, which produces MNRIALSTQLHRVQTFLAVVELGSYTKAADYLSISKAMASLHVKALEEALAVTLLLRSTRSIALTEAGQNFYDEFKELVVQLESKFDMAMQGRKRISGTLRLSTTGEYGERYILPLVARFVQQYPAISIRYDTNSSLSDLIAEKLDLVVRLGSLADSDFKSRKLDDYDIVLVASPALLKRHPVRQPADLAPLPWIANSNLHSPTHWILRGPQDKETEVKGSAAHHANTSAAIRLMALSSLGIAVLPAWLVEQDLHSGALQQLLPGYSLPRQSISAVFPNSPHLPHKTRAFIDFLSKHLGQRRTG; this is translated from the coding sequence ATGAACCGCATCGCTCTCTCCACCCAGCTGCACCGCGTGCAGACCTTTCTGGCCGTTGTCGAGCTGGGCTCGTACACCAAGGCGGCCGATTACCTGTCCATCAGCAAGGCCATGGCCAGCCTGCATGTCAAAGCCCTGGAAGAGGCCCTGGCCGTCACGCTGCTGCTGCGCAGCACACGCAGCATTGCGCTGACCGAAGCGGGCCAGAACTTCTACGATGAGTTCAAGGAGCTGGTCGTCCAGCTGGAGAGCAAGTTTGACATGGCCATGCAGGGCCGCAAGCGCATCTCGGGCACCTTGCGCCTGAGCACCACGGGCGAATATGGCGAGCGCTACATCCTGCCGCTGGTGGCCAGGTTCGTGCAGCAGTACCCGGCCATCTCCATCCGCTACGACACCAACTCCTCGCTGAGCGACCTGATTGCAGAAAAGCTCGACCTGGTGGTGCGCCTGGGCAGCCTGGCCGATTCGGATTTCAAGAGCCGCAAACTGGACGATTACGACATCGTGCTCGTCGCCTCGCCTGCGTTGCTCAAAAGGCATCCGGTGCGGCAGCCCGCTGATCTGGCCCCGCTCCCCTGGATTGCCAACAGCAATCTTCACAGCCCCACGCACTGGATCCTGCGCGGCCCCCAGGACAAGGAGACCGAGGTCAAAGGCAGCGCCGCCCACCATGCCAACACCTCCGCCGCTATCCGCCTGATGGCGCTGTCATCGCTGGGCATCGCGGTGCTGCCGGCCTGGCTGGTCGAGCAGGACCTGCACAGCGGCGCATTGCAGCAGCTGCTGCCCGGCTACAGCCTGCCACGCCAGTCGATCAGCGCTGTTTTTCCCAACAGCCCCCACCTGCCGCACAAGACCCGCGCCTTTATCGACTTTCTCAGCAAGCACCTGGGGCAACGGCGCACAGGCTAG
- the imuA gene encoding translesion DNA synthesis-associated protein ImuA, protein MPKLDALSLPPTVAAQLWRGDHLVRAPMAGIPTGWDALDAELPGKGWPSQGLTEVLQPQAGTLEWRLTGMALQQCPAHKPVIALGPPLPPHASGLAQSGLAPGQLVWIHGSRPQDQLWALEQLLRANAAAALLAWLPQVQPEQIRRLQISAQQFEGLVFVFRPESSRHQASAAPLRLLVRSSQPWSLQLELLKRRGPVHEGTLELPAVPPSLQAVLPARLWPGTVPQPATLPSTNSTRAILLPDHDSDLGRPAAPTPPPRRQRAPQSSLQH, encoded by the coding sequence ATGCCTAAACTCGATGCCCTGTCCCTGCCGCCCACGGTGGCCGCCCAGCTCTGGCGCGGCGACCACCTGGTGCGCGCGCCGATGGCGGGCATCCCCACTGGGTGGGATGCGCTGGATGCCGAGCTGCCTGGCAAAGGCTGGCCCAGCCAGGGCCTGACGGAGGTGCTGCAGCCCCAGGCGGGCACCTTGGAATGGCGCCTGACCGGCATGGCCCTGCAGCAGTGCCCAGCGCACAAACCTGTCATCGCACTGGGCCCGCCGCTGCCGCCCCATGCCAGCGGGCTGGCGCAAAGCGGCCTGGCGCCTGGGCAGCTGGTCTGGATCCACGGCAGCCGCCCGCAAGACCAGCTCTGGGCGCTGGAGCAGCTGCTCCGGGCCAATGCCGCAGCCGCCCTGCTGGCCTGGCTGCCCCAGGTGCAGCCCGAGCAGATACGCCGCCTGCAGATCAGCGCCCAGCAGTTTGAAGGCCTGGTGTTTGTGTTCCGGCCCGAGAGCAGCCGGCACCAGGCCTCGGCGGCGCCACTGCGCCTCTTGGTGCGCAGCAGCCAGCCCTGGTCGCTGCAGCTGGAGCTGCTCAAACGCCGGGGCCCTGTGCACGAGGGCACGCTGGAGCTGCCCGCCGTGCCGCCCAGCCTGCAAGCCGTGCTGCCCGCGCGCCTGTGGCCCGGCACCGTGCCGCAGCCAGCCACCCTTCCTTCCACCAACTCGACCCGAGCCATCCTCTTGCCAGACCATGACAGCGATCTGGGCCGCCCTGCTGCCCCAACTCCCCCACCCCGCCGCCAGCGCGCGCCCCAGTCCAGCCTGCAGCACTGA
- a CDS encoding plasmid stabilization protein: protein MPQGDKSAYTDKQKRMARHIEKSYEKKGVSEDEAAARAWATVNKATGGGKRSGSGRGKATGPGSQLAAARSAAARKAAASRSPEARSASAKKAAATRKRNAAAKKN from the coding sequence ATGCCCCAAGGAGATAAATCCGCTTATACCGATAAGCAAAAACGCATGGCCCGCCATATCGAGAAAAGCTACGAGAAAAAAGGCGTGTCGGAAGACGAAGCCGCTGCACGCGCCTGGGCCACGGTGAACAAGGCTACCGGCGGCGGCAAGCGCTCCGGATCGGGCCGGGGCAAGGCCACAGGGCCGGGGTCGCAGCTCGCAGCCGCGCGCTCGGCAGCGGCCAGAAAAGCCGCAGCCAGCCGCAGCCCCGAAGCGCGCTCCGCATCGGCCAAAAAGGCGGCGGCTACCCGCAAGCGCAATGCCGCTGCCAAGAAAAACTGA
- a CDS encoding DUF4440 domain-containing protein, with product MNNPYTQAAERSVYDVHELIQTIFAGAPGMARAAIDQLMPVFAEGFSMVTTAGAVVQLPQVAAMFQQAAAGRPGLRIEIREVATVWQAASSVALRYQETHHLNGTAMARWATAIVDCADGAVRWQYLHETALGR from the coding sequence ATGAATAATCCCTACACCCAGGCTGCCGAGCGCAGTGTCTACGACGTGCACGAACTGATCCAAACCATTTTTGCCGGCGCGCCGGGCATGGCGCGGGCTGCCATTGACCAGCTGATGCCCGTATTTGCGGAAGGCTTCAGCATGGTGACCACCGCAGGTGCCGTGGTGCAGCTGCCGCAGGTGGCTGCCATGTTCCAGCAGGCCGCTGCTGGTCGGCCCGGGCTGCGCATTGAGATCAGGGAGGTGGCCACCGTCTGGCAAGCCGCTAGCAGCGTGGCGCTGCGCTACCAGGAGACCCACCATCTGAACGGTACAGCCATGGCGCGCTGGGCCACGGCGATTGTTGATTGCGCCGATGGGGCCGTGCGCTGGCAGTACCTGCATGAGACGGCCTTGGGCCGCTGA
- a CDS encoding error-prone DNA polymerase, protein MATRPKLSIPHYAELWCLSNFSFLRGASHPHELVDRAHTQGYRALALTDECSLAGIVRAHVAARDCGLPLIVGAQFEVQPSDAAAPAFTLVALACNLHGYGNLCALITQLRRKSPKGSYALAQSAIHPRALQDCLLLLAPSRQASPAQTQAQAAWLQQHFAGRCWLAVQLDRSLGDEAWLAQMRAAGSSSGVPLVAAGNVHMHVRSRKPMQDVLTAIRLRRPLTDCGYALQPNAEQHLRSRLRLAQMYPPDLLGATLDIAARCQFSLTELRYQYPDEVVPPQLTPAAYLRQLSYEGAARRWPQGTPPQVQATLEKELALISELQYEHYFLTVYDIVRFARSKDILCQGRGSAANSAVCFCLGITEVDPDKTRVLFERFISKERNEPPDIDVDFEHARREEVIQYLYKKYGLHRAGLTAVVIRYRRKSAIRDVAKALGFAPPSIDLLARDHSRWDDELLRAEALAQCGLQAGDLAVRQLQELVETLRDFPRHLSQHVGGFVLTRGPLSRIVPIERASMENRTVIQWDKDDLDAVGLLKVDVLALGMLTALQKMLRLVGARQGRSFALGDIPHDDKPTYDMICAADTIGVFQIESRAQMSMLPRLRPREFYDLVIEVALVRPGPIQGGMVHPYLRRRQGLEEIQYESELLRPALERTLGVPIFQEQVMQIAIDAAGFSAGEADQLRRSMAAWRRTGNLQKYYDKIINGMTGNGYSQAFAESIFQQIQGFSEYGFPESHAASFAILVYFSAWIKCHYPAEFLVAMINSQPLGFYSNSQLIQDAQRHGVQVLPVDVMHSGMDCTTEAASGPHPAVRLGLRLVKQLQQTQVERLLQARSAAPFDSAQDLARRAQLDAPAMKYLAAADALASLEGHRRNQLWHASAPLHHSRLLRAAPIDEEELQLPAASEQEDIHWDYAALGLSLRRHPMALLRERLQRHRFQTQAELREARDGSWVRACGIVTLRQQPPTAKGVVFITLEDETGNLQVICWPHLRSAQRDALLHAQFLAVQGRWQRSGEVGNLIAHQLRDVSDWYDSLRIRSRDFR, encoded by the coding sequence ATGGCCACGCGTCCCAAACTCTCCATCCCCCACTACGCCGAGCTGTGGTGCCTGAGCAATTTCAGCTTTCTGCGCGGCGCCAGCCACCCGCATGAGCTGGTCGACCGCGCCCATACCCAAGGCTACCGCGCGCTGGCCCTGACCGATGAATGCTCGCTCGCCGGCATCGTGCGCGCCCATGTCGCAGCGCGTGACTGCGGGCTGCCGCTGATCGTGGGCGCGCAGTTTGAGGTGCAGCCCAGCGATGCGGCCGCGCCCGCCTTCACCCTGGTGGCACTGGCCTGCAACCTGCATGGCTATGGCAACCTCTGCGCCCTCATCACCCAACTGCGGCGCAAATCGCCCAAGGGCAGCTATGCGCTGGCGCAATCGGCCATCCACCCACGCGCGCTGCAAGACTGCCTGCTGCTGCTGGCCCCCAGCCGCCAGGCCAGCCCGGCGCAAACCCAGGCCCAGGCCGCCTGGCTGCAGCAGCACTTTGCCGGCCGCTGCTGGCTGGCCGTGCAGCTCGATCGCAGCCTGGGCGACGAGGCCTGGCTGGCGCAGATGCGCGCGGCGGGCAGCAGCAGTGGCGTACCGCTGGTGGCCGCTGGCAATGTGCACATGCATGTGCGCTCGCGCAAGCCCATGCAGGATGTGCTGACCGCCATCCGCCTGCGCCGCCCGCTGACCGACTGCGGCTACGCGCTGCAGCCCAATGCCGAGCAGCACCTGCGCAGCCGGCTGCGGCTGGCGCAGATGTACCCGCCCGATCTGCTAGGCGCCACCCTGGACATTGCCGCGCGTTGCCAGTTCTCGCTGACCGAGCTGCGCTACCAGTACCCCGACGAGGTGGTGCCGCCCCAGCTCACACCAGCGGCCTATCTGCGCCAGCTCAGCTACGAAGGGGCGGCCCGCCGCTGGCCGCAAGGCACGCCGCCGCAGGTGCAGGCCACCTTGGAAAAAGAGCTGGCCCTTATCTCCGAGCTGCAGTACGAGCACTACTTTTTGACCGTCTACGACATCGTGCGCTTTGCCCGCAGCAAGGACATCCTCTGCCAGGGCCGGGGCTCGGCCGCCAACTCGGCGGTCTGCTTTTGCCTGGGCATCACCGAGGTCGATCCGGACAAGACCCGGGTGCTGTTCGAGCGCTTTATCAGCAAGGAGCGCAACGAGCCGCCCGATATCGATGTCGACTTTGAGCATGCCCGGCGCGAAGAGGTCATCCAGTACCTGTACAAGAAATACGGCCTGCACCGCGCAGGCCTCACTGCCGTCGTCATCCGCTACCGGCGCAAATCCGCGATCCGCGATGTGGCCAAGGCGCTGGGCTTTGCGCCGCCCAGCATCGATCTGCTGGCACGTGACCATTCGCGCTGGGACGACGAGTTGCTGCGGGCCGAAGCGCTGGCCCAGTGCGGCCTGCAGGCGGGTGACCTGGCCGTGCGCCAGCTGCAGGAGCTGGTCGAGACCCTGCGCGATTTTCCGCGCCACCTGTCCCAGCATGTGGGCGGCTTTGTGCTCACCCGGGGCCCGCTCTCGCGCATCGTGCCGATCGAGCGCGCCAGCATGGAGAACCGCACCGTCATCCAGTGGGACAAGGACGACCTCGATGCCGTCGGCCTGCTCAAGGTCGATGTGCTGGCGCTGGGCATGCTCACCGCGCTGCAAAAAATGCTGCGCCTGGTGGGCGCACGCCAGGGCCGCAGCTTTGCGCTGGGTGATATCCCGCACGACGACAAACCCACCTACGACATGATCTGCGCGGCCGACACGATCGGCGTCTTCCAGATCGAAAGCCGCGCCCAGATGAGCATGTTGCCGCGCCTGCGGCCCAGGGAGTTCTACGACCTGGTGATCGAGGTCGCGCTGGTGCGGCCCGGCCCCATCCAGGGCGGCATGGTCCACCCCTATCTGCGCCGCCGCCAGGGGCTGGAAGAAATCCAGTACGAAAGCGAGCTGTTGCGCCCGGCGCTGGAGCGCACCCTGGGCGTGCCCATCTTCCAGGAGCAGGTGATGCAGATCGCCATCGATGCGGCCGGCTTCAGCGCCGGCGAGGCCGACCAGCTGCGCCGCTCGATGGCGGCCTGGCGCCGCACCGGCAACCTGCAAAAGTACTACGACAAGATCATCAACGGCATGACCGGCAATGGCTACTCGCAGGCCTTTGCCGAGTCGATCTTTCAACAGATCCAGGGCTTTTCGGAATACGGTTTTCCGGAGAGCCATGCCGCCAGCTTTGCGATCCTGGTGTACTTCAGTGCCTGGATCAAATGCCACTACCCGGCTGAGTTTTTAGTAGCCATGATCAACAGCCAACCGCTGGGCTTTTACAGCAACAGCCAGCTGATCCAGGATGCCCAGCGCCATGGCGTGCAGGTGCTGCCCGTCGATGTGATGCACAGCGGCATGGATTGCACTACCGAAGCGGCCAGCGGCCCCCACCCCGCCGTGCGCCTGGGCCTGCGCCTGGTCAAGCAGCTGCAGCAGACACAAGTCGAGCGCCTGCTGCAGGCCCGCAGCGCCGCCCCCTTCGACAGCGCCCAGGACCTGGCCCGCCGCGCCCAGCTGGACGCCCCGGCGATGAAGTACCTGGCCGCCGCCGATGCCCTGGCCAGCCTTGAAGGCCACCGCCGCAACCAGCTCTGGCACGCCTCCGCACCGCTGCACCACAGCCGCCTGCTGCGCGCAGCCCCCATCGACGAGGAAGAGCTGCAACTGCCCGCCGCCAGTGAGCAGGAAGACATCCACTGGGACTATGCCGCGCTGGGCCTGAGCCTGCGCCGCCACCCCATGGCCTTGCTGCGCGAACGCCTGCAGCGCCACCGCTTCCAAACCCAGGCCGAGCTGCGCGAAGCGCGCGACGGCAGCTGGGTGCGCGCCTGCGGCATCGTCACCCTGCGACAGCAACCACCCACTGCCAAGGGCGTCGTCTTTATCACCCTGGAGGACGAAACCGGCAACCTGCAAGTCATCTGCTGGCCCCATCTGCGCAGCGCCCAGCGCGATGCCCTGCTGCACGCCCAGTTCCTGGCCGTGCAAGGCCGCTGGCAGCGCAGCGGCGAGGTCGGCAACCTGATCGCGCACCAGTTGCGGGATGTCTCGGACTGGTATGACAGCCTGCGGATTCGGAGCCGGGATTTTCGGTGA
- a CDS encoding MlaD family protein: MQIPEPHDSADRPAPPSSAASARRMAVVDGVAVDGLAPVPHLERKAGALLLFTLLLILGSAFYLMYARGVFEPKQSLILTADDSEGVSIGLDMTFSGFAIGKVSKIELAPDGTVRIHVDVPEKDAHWLRSSSVFTLVKGLVGGTTIKAYSGILDDPQLEDGAVRAVLSGDATAELPQLMSNARQLLENLNMMTSAGSALGGTLEQLRDLSTKLNGPSGALGVVMGGDAEARKISQTLDRTNQLLARLDGLAKNADKQVFGADGVMPEVRATVQQLNAVLGDVRGSLKKVDAVLVEAQAVGANAKDATHQLGDLRADVEANLRKVEGMLTELNRKWPFAKKDAEVRLP; this comes from the coding sequence ATGCAAATACCAGAACCCCACGACTCTGCCGACCGCCCCGCGCCGCCGTCTTCTGCCGCCTCTGCGCGGCGTATGGCCGTGGTCGATGGTGTGGCGGTAGACGGCCTGGCGCCGGTGCCGCACCTGGAGCGCAAGGCCGGGGCATTGCTGCTGTTTACCTTGCTGCTGATCCTGGGCTCGGCCTTCTACCTGATGTATGCGCGCGGCGTGTTTGAGCCCAAGCAGTCGCTGATCCTGACGGCCGATGACTCCGAAGGCGTCTCCATTGGGCTGGACATGACCTTCTCCGGCTTTGCGATCGGCAAGGTCAGCAAGATCGAGCTGGCGCCCGATGGCACGGTGCGCATCCATGTGGATGTGCCCGAGAAAGATGCACACTGGCTGCGTAGCAGCAGCGTGTTCACCTTGGTCAAGGGCCTGGTGGGCGGCACGACGATCAAGGCCTACTCGGGCATTCTGGACGACCCGCAGCTGGAGGACGGCGCTGTGCGCGCGGTGCTGTCGGGCGATGCGACGGCCGAGCTACCCCAGCTGATGAGCAATGCCCGCCAGCTGCTGGAGAACCTGAACATGATGACCTCCGCTGGCTCGGCCTTGGGCGGCACCCTGGAGCAGCTGCGTGACCTGAGCACCAAGCTCAACGGCCCCAGCGGCGCGCTGGGCGTGGTCATGGGCGGCGACGCCGAGGCGCGCAAGATATCGCAGACCCTGGACCGCACCAACCAGCTGCTGGCGCGGCTGGACGGCCTGGCCAAGAATGCCGACAAGCAGGTGTTTGGGGCCGATGGCGTGATGCCCGAAGTGCGCGCCACGGTGCAGCAGCTCAATGCCGTGCTGGGCGATGTGCGCGGCAGCCTGAAGAAGGTGGATGCGGTGCTGGTGGAGGCCCAGGCCGTGGGCGCCAATGCAAAGGATGCCACCCACCAGCTGGGTGATTTGCGTGCCGATGTGGAAGCCAACTTGCGCAAGGTGGAAGGCATGCTGACCGAGCTGAACCGCAAATGGCCGTTTGCCAAAAAGGATGCCGAGGTGCGACTGCCATGA
- a CDS encoding Ig-like domain-containing protein, whose product MTRQRNARNIVVSSAMLLATSSLFAQGLITVYQNDFETPNAAQYAAEICKDGGGTPAGSNNYGTFSQNYSDPANGFSFVQVKTADRLCTKAVNNPTANASHSPAWQGTGYADDSRPLNRFTGGIVRQSGDYRHREAVGLVFPTQGQQFMDLSMDWSGLAVQLDGANPANPGDFYNKLWINRPNKDYSVKFRFYRLEAGDSFVLVDNAAAESSVNINAVPASPVRTEVFSFSSASPDGLSFDWHAMHYALDMANMGFNSSTQRLGVVWELETDQSYAAFDNILVTASQVPAAEVVKGVDDEHSLPNISDAFAIPDVTANDYVEGGGSAINKASVQLLSAPQYGALSIPDPIHPELILYTPDGVYFGDVTFQYRVCDTSAPTPACTTDPVTVTLHIPAKVTPPEPAAPTPVPGLAGWGIGLLSMLTLGLAGFFSRKRHTA is encoded by the coding sequence ATGACTCGTCAGCGAAACGCCCGGAACATCGTTGTTTCCTCGGCCATGTTGCTGGCCACCTCCAGCCTCTTTGCCCAGGGGCTGATCACGGTGTACCAGAACGATTTTGAAACGCCCAACGCAGCGCAGTACGCGGCAGAGATTTGCAAAGATGGCGGTGGCACCCCGGCGGGGAGTAACAACTACGGGACTTTCTCTCAAAATTACAGCGATCCGGCCAACGGCTTTTCGTTCGTTCAAGTCAAAACGGCCGATCGCCTGTGTACCAAGGCGGTCAACAATCCTACCGCCAATGCCAGCCACTCGCCGGCTTGGCAAGGCACCGGCTATGCCGATGATTCGCGCCCTTTGAACCGATTCACGGGTGGTATTGTTCGTCAGTCCGGTGACTATCGGCACCGAGAGGCGGTGGGCCTGGTTTTTCCGACACAAGGCCAGCAGTTCATGGATCTATCGATGGATTGGTCTGGGCTTGCCGTGCAGCTCGATGGCGCCAACCCCGCCAACCCTGGCGACTTCTACAACAAGCTGTGGATCAACAGACCGAACAAAGACTACAGCGTCAAATTCCGTTTCTACCGGCTTGAAGCTGGTGACAGCTTTGTCTTGGTGGATAACGCGGCTGCGGAGTCTTCGGTGAATATCAATGCGGTGCCTGCCAGCCCTGTGCGCACAGAGGTGTTTTCTTTCTCCAGCGCTTCGCCGGATGGCCTGTCGTTTGACTGGCATGCGATGCACTATGCCTTGGATATGGCGAACATGGGCTTTAACAGTTCAACCCAGCGCCTGGGCGTGGTCTGGGAGCTGGAGACTGACCAGTCTTATGCGGCCTTTGACAATATTCTGGTAACTGCCTCACAGGTTCCAGCCGCCGAGGTGGTCAAGGGCGTTGATGATGAGCACAGCTTGCCCAATATCTCGGATGCCTTTGCGATTCCCGATGTCACCGCCAACGACTATGTGGAAGGCGGCGGCAGCGCCATCAACAAGGCATCGGTTCAGTTGTTGAGCGCGCCGCAGTATGGCGCGCTGAGCATCCCCGATCCCATCCACCCCGAGCTGATTCTCTACACACCCGACGGCGTGTACTTTGGCGATGTGACTTTCCAGTACAGGGTCTGTGATACGTCGGCCCCTACGCCTGCCTGTACGACCGATCCTGTCACCGTGACCTTGCACATTCCTGCCAAGGTCACGCCACCCGAGCCGGCTGCGCCAACGCCTGTACCCGGGCTGGCTGGTTGGGGCATCGGCTTGCTGTCGATGCTGACGCTGGGCCTGGCCGGGTTCTTCAGCAGAAAGCGCCACACTGCCTAG